A stretch of Carya illinoinensis cultivar Pawnee chromosome 14, C.illinoinensisPawnee_v1, whole genome shotgun sequence DNA encodes these proteins:
- the LOC122294334 gene encoding protein FAR1-RELATED SEQUENCE 4-like isoform X1: MNIPITTMDSNVIMENASIEPRDDMEFDSHEAAYLFYKEYAKSVGFGTAKLSSRRSRASREFIDAKFSCIRYGNKQQSDDAINPRPSPKIGCKASMHVKRRQNGKWYIYSFVKEHNHDLLPSQVHFFRSHRNAELLKNDVRVRRRKSLPAVSKLFSAYQNADCLESYMKSQHDKGRSLVLEPGDAQILLEHFMHMQEQNPKFFYAVDLNEEHRLRNVFWVDAKGMEDYTTFGDVVSFDTTYFTNKYKIPLVLFIGVNHHIQPTLLGCALIADETAYTFVWLLQTWFIAMEERAPRVILTDQNNAIKAAIAAVFPGTRHCYCLWHVLEKIPRQLEFLCMWNDSFMLKFTKCVYKSWTEEQFEKRWCKMLDRFSLREVDWVQSLYEDRTHWVPTFMKDVSYAGLSTASRSESLNSSFDKYVQGETSMREFIERYRVILEDRYEEEAKANFDAWHETPELKSPSPFEKQMSQVYTHEIFKKFQVEVLGAAACHLKKENEDEMTTTYTVKDFEDNQNYIVEWNESKSDIYCSCRSFEYKGYLCRHAIVVLQMSGVFSIPSKYVLQRWTNAALSRHGIGERLDEVQTKVRRYNDLCRRAIILGEEGSLSQESYNIALCAIKEALKQCATVNNSVENDSRTVTSAAHPVCGDEVNQCSNVSNMVTPPKVTNANKASRRTGAGKGVASKENSSSNKGKQVQPEAVSMGIHDSLHQMEMSGMRPTHLHNVVPAQLHNMVPPMFHNITSTHVATSLHENGLPR; the protein is encoded by the exons ATGAATATACCCATCACAACCATGGATTCTAACGTCATCATGGAAAATGCAAGTATAGAGCCTCGTGATGACATGGAATTTGATTCTCATGAAGCGGCATACTTGTTTTACAAAGAATATGCTAAGTCTGTGGGCTTTGGCACTGCTAAATTGAGCAGTCGTCGGTCTAGGGCATCAAGGGAATTTATTGATGCAAAATTCTCATGCATAAGATACGGCAATAAGCAACAGTCTGATGATGCCATCAATCCACGGCCTTCTCCAAAAATTGGTTGTAAAGCTAGCATGCATGTAAAAAGAAGACAAAATGGAAAGTGGTATATTTATAGTTTTGTGAAGGAACATAATCATGACCTTTTGCCTTCTCAAGTGCATTTCTTTCGGAGTCATAGAAATGCTGAGCTACTTAAGAATGATGTTCGAGTACGAAGACGGAAGAGTTTACCTGCAGTGTCCAAGCTGTTTAGTGCCTATCAGAATGCTGATTGTTTAGAGAGTTATATGAAAAGTCAGCATGATAAAGGACGGAGCTTGGTTTTAGAACCAGGGGATGCTCAAATACTACTTGAACATTTTATGCATATGCAGGAACAGAATCCAAAGTTCTTTTATGCAGTTGATTTGAATGAAGAGCATCGATTGAGAAATGTGTTTTGGGTGGATGCCAAAGGCATGGAAGATTATACTACCTTTGGTGATGTGGTTTCTTTCGACACCACCTATTTTACAAACAAGTATAAGATACCATTGGTTCTCTTTATTGGAGTAAACCATCATATTCAACCCACGTTACTTGGTTGTGCATTGATTGCAGACGAGACAGCTTATACTTTTGTTTGGTTATTGCAAACATGGTTTATAGCAATGGAGGAACGAGCTCCAAGAGTAATACTCACAGACCAAAATAATGCCATAAAAGCAGCTATTGCGGCAGTCTTTCCAGGCACCCGCCATTGTTATTGTTTGTGGCATGTACTGGAAAAGATCCCTAGACAGCTTGAGTTTTTGTGCATGTGGAATGATAGTTTTATGCTAAAATTTACAAAGTGTGTCTATAAGTCATGGACAGAGGAACAATTTGAAAAGAGATGGTGTAAAATGCTCGACAGATTTAGCCTTAGAGAGGTTGACTGGGTCCAATCCTTGTACGAGGATCGCACACATTGGGTGCCTACTTTTATGAAAGATGTATCTTATGCTGGGTTGTCTACAGCTTCACGTTCAGAAAGCTTAAACTCTTCATTTGACAAATATGTGCAGGGGGAGACTTCAATGAGAGAGTTTATAGAACGATACAGGGTAATTCTTGAGGATAGATATGAAGAGGAAGCCAAGGCAAATTTTGATGCATGGCATGAAACACCTGAATTGAAGTCTCCATCGCCGTTTGAGAAACAGATGTCGCAAGTGTACACACATGAAATCTTTAAGAAATTTCAAGTTGAGGTTTTGGGAGCAGCTGCTTGTCAccttaagaaagaaaatgaagatgagATGACGACAACATATACTGTTAAAGACTTTGAAGATAATCAGAATTATATAGTCGAATGGAATGAATCAAAATCAGATATTTATTGTTCATGCCGATCATTTGAATATAAAGGTTATCTCTGCAGACATGCAATTGTTGTTCTCCAAATGTCTGGTGTTTTCAGCATCCCGTCTAAATATGTATTGCAGCGATGGACTAATGCTGCTCTGAGCAGGCATGGCATTGGTGAAAGATTGGATGAGGTGCAGACTAAGGTCCGTCGTTACAATGATTTATGTCGAAGAGCCATAATATTGGGTGAAGAAGGTTCTCTGTCTCAAGAAAGTTACAATATTGCACTCTGTGCCATAAAAGAAGCTTTGAAGCAGTGTGCAACTGTGAATAACTCTGTAGAGAATGATTCAAGAACTGTGACCTCAGCGGCCCATCCTGTTTGTGGTGATGAAGTGAATCAGTGCAGCAATGTATCTAATATGGTGACTCCTCCTAAAGTGACCAATGCAAACAAGGCTTCTAGGAGAACTGGGGCTGGGAAGGGAGTAGCAAGTAAGGAAAATAGTTCAAGCAATAAAGGAAAG CAGGTACAGCCAGAAGCTGTCAGCATGGGTATACATGATAGCCTTCACCAAATG GAAATGTCTGGCATGAGGCCCACTCACTTACACAATGTTGTGCCAGCACAGTTACATAACATGGTACCACCAATGTTTCACAATATCACGTCGACACATGTAGCAACAAGTTTGCATGAGAATGGGCTCCCTCGATAG
- the LOC122294133 gene encoding uncharacterized protein LOC122294133 — translation MKGFASFEMLVFLLICVLCGCAVGKECTNTPTQLSSHTYRYELLSSENETWKEEMFSHYHLIPTDDSAWSNLLPRKVLREADENSWSVMYRKMKNQGGFKLSGDFLKEVSLHDVRLDADSMHGRAQQTNLEYLLLLDVDRLVWSFRKTAGLPTPGKAYKGWEDPTCELRGHFVGHYLSASALMWASTYNDTLKQKMTALVSALSECQQEMGTGYLSAFPSEQFDRFEAIKPVWAPYYTIHKILAGLLDQYTFARNAQALKMMTWMVEYFYNRVQNVIMKYSVERHYLSLNEETGGMNDVLYKLYSITEDPKHLLLAHLFDKPCFLGILAVEADDISGFHANTHIPIVIGSQMRYEVTGDPLYKAMAAFFMEIVNSSHSYATGGTSVSEFWSDPKRLASTLQAENEESCTTYNMLKVSRQLFTWTKEMAYADYYERALTNGVLGIQRGTEPGVMIYMLPLGRGVSKARSFHGWGTKEESFWCCYGTGIESFSKLGDSIYFEEEGTVPGLYIIQYISSSLDWKSGQIMLNLKVDPVGSWDPYLRVTFTFSSKGVKGAGQSSSLKFRIPSWTDTQGAMVSLNDESLPLAPPGNFLSVTRNWGPDDKLILQLPVSLRTEAIKDERSEYASIQAILYGPYLLAGHSSGDWDVKTSSGKTPSDWITPIPAAYSTYLVSLYQESSDSTFVLTNSNQSITMEELPAYGTDSAIHATFRLILNDSSSEILSAMTDAIGESVMLEPFSFPGMVVVQLGTDKNLAIADSLSDDGSSVFRLVPGLDGRPETVSLESESNKDCFVYSGVNYQSGTSIKLSCKPESSDEDFNRAASFILSKGIREYHPISFVAKGVKRNFLLAPLHSFQDESYTVYFNVQA, via the exons atgaaggGGTTTGCGTCCTTTGAAAtgttagtttttcttttaatctgtGTGCTATGCGGTTGTGCTGTGGGTAAGGAGTGTACAAACACTCCAACTCAGCTCTCATCACATACCTATCGATACGAGCTCCTATCCTCAGAAAATGAAACGTGGAAGGAAGAGATGTTTTCACACTACCATTTGATACCGACTGATGATTCTGCGTGGTCAAATTTGCTACCAAGAAAGGTTTTGCGGGAAGCAGATGAAAACAGTTGGTCAGTGATGTATCGGAAAATGAAAAACCAGGGTGGGTTTAAGCTGTCTGGAGATTTTCTGAAGGAGGTGTCTCTGCATGACGTGAGATTGGATGCAGATTCGATGCATGGACGAGCACAGCAAACAAATTTGGAATATCTATTGCTTTTGGATGTGGATAGATTGGTTTGGAGCTTTAGGAAGACGGCTGGTTTGCCAACTCCTGGTAAAGCATATAAAGGCTGGGAGGACCCGACTTGTGAGCTTCGGGGTCATTTTGTAG GGCATTACTTGAGTGCGTCTGCACTAATGTGGGCTAGCACTTacaatgatactctcaagcaGAAAATGACAGCATTAGTATCAGCGTTATCTGAGTGTCAGCAGGAAATGGGCACGGGATATCTTTCTGCTTTCCCGTCTGAGCAATTTGATCGTTTTGAAGCTATAAAACCTGTTTGGGCTCCATATTATACCATTCACAAG ATCTTGGCAGGCCTTCTGGATCAATATACATTTGCTCGTAATGCTCAAGCTTTGAAAATGATGACATGGATGGTTGAGTATTTTTACAATCGTGTTCAGAATGTGATAATGAAATACAGCGTAGAAAGGCACTATCTGTCACTTAATGAAGAAACTGGTGGCATGAATGATGTCCTTTACAAGTTATACAGCATAACG GAAGATCCAAAGCATTTATTATTGGCCCACCTTTTCGACAAACCATGCTTTCTAGGAATACTAGCAGTAGAG GCTGATGACATATCTGGCTTTCATGCCAATACACACATCCCAATTGTTATAGGATCTCAAATGCGGTATGAAGTCACTGGCGATCCGCTTTATAAG GCAATGGCGGCGTTCTTCATGGAGATTGTTAACTCGTCTCACAGCTATGCAACGGGAGGCACATCAGTTAGTGAGTTCTG GTCAGACCCAAAGAGATTGGCAAGCACCCTACAAGCAGAGAATGAAGAATCTTGCACAACTTATAACATGCTGAAG GTCTCTCGCCAGTTGTTTACATGGACCAAAGAAATGGCATATGCAGATTATTATGAGCGTGCCTTGACTAATGGTGTGCTAGGCATTCAAAGAGGAACAGAGCCTGGAGTGATGATTTATATGCTCCCTCTAGGTCGTGGAGTTTCCAAGGCCAGAAGCTTCCATGGATGGGGAACAAAAGAAGAGTCTTTTTGGTGTTGCTATGGCACAG gCATTGAATCATTCTCAAAGTTAGGAGATTCCATATATTTTGAAGAGGAAGGAACAGTTCCTGGTCTTTACATCATCCAGTACATATCAAGCTCACTTGATTGGAAATCTGGACAAATAATGCTCAATCTGAAAGTTGATCCTGTTGGTTCCTGGGATCCTTACCTTCGAGTGACATTCACATTTTCTTCCAAGGGAGTTAAG GGAGCTGGCCAATCATCTAGCTTGAAGTTTCGTATACCAAGTTGGACAGATACCCAAGGTGCAATGGTTTCACTAAATGATGAGAGTCTGCCTCTAGCACCTCCAG GCAACTTCTTATCAGTCACTAGAAATTGGGGACCTGATGACAAATTAATTCTTCAGCTGCCCGTTAGTTTGAGAACAGAAGCTATCAAAG ATGAACGGTCTGAGTATGCCTCTATTCAGGCAATACTTTATGGCCCATATCTGCTAGCAGGTCATTCCAGTGGCGACTGGGACGTCAAAACCAGCTCAGGCAAAACTCCTTCAGACTGGATAACACCAATTCCTGCTGCTTACAGTACTTACCTggtttctttgtaccaagagtccAGTGACTCAACATTTGTCTTAACCAATTCAAACCAATCGATTACGATGGAAGAATTGCCTGCATATGGGACTGATTCTGCCATTCATGCCACTTTCAGACTGATCTTAAATGACTCATCTTCTGAAATACTTTCAGCAATGACAGATGCTATTGGCGAGTCAGTTATGCTGGAACCATTCAGCTTTCCAGGAATGGTTGTTGTGCAACTCGGAACAGATAAAAACCTTGCAATTGCAGATTCTCTTAGTGACGATGGCTCTTCTGTTTTCCGGTTGGTCCCAGGATTGGATGGAAGGCCTGAAACAGTATCTTTGGAATCAGAGAGCAACAAGGATTGCTTTGTGTATAGTGGTGTGAACTATCAATCAGGTACAAGCATAAAGCTCAGCTGCAAACCAGAGTCATCAGACGAAGATTTTAATCGAGCTGCTAGCTTTATATTAAGCAAGGGAATTAGGGAATACCATCCTATAAGCTTTGTGGCTAAAGGCGTGAAGAGGAATTTTCTTCTGGCTCCATTACACAGCTTCCAGGATGAATCTTATACTGTTTATTTCAACGTTCAAGCTTAA
- the LOC122294334 gene encoding protein FAR1-RELATED SEQUENCE 4-like isoform X2: MNIPITTMDSNVIMENASIEPRDDMEFDSHEAAYLFYKEYAKSVGFGTAKLSSRRSRASREFIDAKFSCIRYGNKQQSDDAINPRPSPKIGCKASMHVKRRQNGKWYIYSFVKEHNHDLLPSQVHFFRSHRNAELLKNDVRVRRRKSLPAVSKLFSAYQNADCLESYMKSQHDKGRSLVLEPGDAQILLEHFMHMQEQNPKFFYAVDLNEEHRLRNVFWVDAKGMEDYTTFGDVVSFDTTYFTNKYKIPLVLFIGVNHHIQPTLLGCALIADETAYTFVWLLQTWFIAMEERAPRVILTDQNNAIKAAIAAVFPGTRHCYCLWHVLEKIPRQLEFLCMWNDSFMLKFTKCVYKSWTEEQFEKRWCKMLDRFSLREVDWVQSLYEDRTHWVPTFMKDVSYAGLSTASRSESLNSSFDKYVQGETSMREFIERYRVILEDRYEEEAKANFDAWHETPELKSPSPFEKQMSQVYTHEIFKKFQVEVLGAAACHLKKENEDEMTTTYTVKDFEDNQNYIVEWNESKSDIYCSCRSFEYKGYLCRHAIVVLQMSGVFSIPSKYVLQRWTNAALSRHGIGERLDEVQTKVRRYNDLCRRAIILGEEGSLSQESYNIALCAIKEALKQCATVNNSVENDSRTVTSAAHPVCGDEVNQCSNVSNMVTPPKVTNANKASRRTGAGKGVASKENSSSNKGKVQPEAVSMGIHDSLHQMEMSGMRPTHLHNVVPAQLHNMVPPMFHNITSTHVATSLHENGLPR; encoded by the exons ATGAATATACCCATCACAACCATGGATTCTAACGTCATCATGGAAAATGCAAGTATAGAGCCTCGTGATGACATGGAATTTGATTCTCATGAAGCGGCATACTTGTTTTACAAAGAATATGCTAAGTCTGTGGGCTTTGGCACTGCTAAATTGAGCAGTCGTCGGTCTAGGGCATCAAGGGAATTTATTGATGCAAAATTCTCATGCATAAGATACGGCAATAAGCAACAGTCTGATGATGCCATCAATCCACGGCCTTCTCCAAAAATTGGTTGTAAAGCTAGCATGCATGTAAAAAGAAGACAAAATGGAAAGTGGTATATTTATAGTTTTGTGAAGGAACATAATCATGACCTTTTGCCTTCTCAAGTGCATTTCTTTCGGAGTCATAGAAATGCTGAGCTACTTAAGAATGATGTTCGAGTACGAAGACGGAAGAGTTTACCTGCAGTGTCCAAGCTGTTTAGTGCCTATCAGAATGCTGATTGTTTAGAGAGTTATATGAAAAGTCAGCATGATAAAGGACGGAGCTTGGTTTTAGAACCAGGGGATGCTCAAATACTACTTGAACATTTTATGCATATGCAGGAACAGAATCCAAAGTTCTTTTATGCAGTTGATTTGAATGAAGAGCATCGATTGAGAAATGTGTTTTGGGTGGATGCCAAAGGCATGGAAGATTATACTACCTTTGGTGATGTGGTTTCTTTCGACACCACCTATTTTACAAACAAGTATAAGATACCATTGGTTCTCTTTATTGGAGTAAACCATCATATTCAACCCACGTTACTTGGTTGTGCATTGATTGCAGACGAGACAGCTTATACTTTTGTTTGGTTATTGCAAACATGGTTTATAGCAATGGAGGAACGAGCTCCAAGAGTAATACTCACAGACCAAAATAATGCCATAAAAGCAGCTATTGCGGCAGTCTTTCCAGGCACCCGCCATTGTTATTGTTTGTGGCATGTACTGGAAAAGATCCCTAGACAGCTTGAGTTTTTGTGCATGTGGAATGATAGTTTTATGCTAAAATTTACAAAGTGTGTCTATAAGTCATGGACAGAGGAACAATTTGAAAAGAGATGGTGTAAAATGCTCGACAGATTTAGCCTTAGAGAGGTTGACTGGGTCCAATCCTTGTACGAGGATCGCACACATTGGGTGCCTACTTTTATGAAAGATGTATCTTATGCTGGGTTGTCTACAGCTTCACGTTCAGAAAGCTTAAACTCTTCATTTGACAAATATGTGCAGGGGGAGACTTCAATGAGAGAGTTTATAGAACGATACAGGGTAATTCTTGAGGATAGATATGAAGAGGAAGCCAAGGCAAATTTTGATGCATGGCATGAAACACCTGAATTGAAGTCTCCATCGCCGTTTGAGAAACAGATGTCGCAAGTGTACACACATGAAATCTTTAAGAAATTTCAAGTTGAGGTTTTGGGAGCAGCTGCTTGTCAccttaagaaagaaaatgaagatgagATGACGACAACATATACTGTTAAAGACTTTGAAGATAATCAGAATTATATAGTCGAATGGAATGAATCAAAATCAGATATTTATTGTTCATGCCGATCATTTGAATATAAAGGTTATCTCTGCAGACATGCAATTGTTGTTCTCCAAATGTCTGGTGTTTTCAGCATCCCGTCTAAATATGTATTGCAGCGATGGACTAATGCTGCTCTGAGCAGGCATGGCATTGGTGAAAGATTGGATGAGGTGCAGACTAAGGTCCGTCGTTACAATGATTTATGTCGAAGAGCCATAATATTGGGTGAAGAAGGTTCTCTGTCTCAAGAAAGTTACAATATTGCACTCTGTGCCATAAAAGAAGCTTTGAAGCAGTGTGCAACTGTGAATAACTCTGTAGAGAATGATTCAAGAACTGTGACCTCAGCGGCCCATCCTGTTTGTGGTGATGAAGTGAATCAGTGCAGCAATGTATCTAATATGGTGACTCCTCCTAAAGTGACCAATGCAAACAAGGCTTCTAGGAGAACTGGGGCTGGGAAGGGAGTAGCAAGTAAGGAAAATAGTTCAAGCAATAAAGGAAAG GTACAGCCAGAAGCTGTCAGCATGGGTATACATGATAGCCTTCACCAAATG GAAATGTCTGGCATGAGGCCCACTCACTTACACAATGTTGTGCCAGCACAGTTACATAACATGGTACCACCAATGTTTCACAATATCACGTCGACACATGTAGCAACAAGTTTGCATGAGAATGGGCTCCCTCGATAG